AACTGGTTTCAACCCTCAAACAGAATCAGGTAAGGATTCTTTAAGACATCTCAGTCCAATTGAAAATGTGTCGAAGTTGATGGTCCATGACATGTGTCCGATCCAGGTGGAATACGAAGGCttaaaacatgaaattaaaGTATTAGAAGAGGAAACGGACAATCTGGACAGTCAGTTGCAAGATGCGCTACGTTTGAAGGACATCTCTGACTCCCATCTGGAGGAGGCTCTGGAGTCTCTGAAGAGTGAGCGTGAGCAAAAGAACCACTTGCGCAGAGAGCTGGTTCACCATCTGAGCATGTGTGATGTTGCGTACACTGGAAGTGCGCACCTGACGTTCACGTCTGCCCCACCTAGCGGCACGGCTACTCCAACAACTTTGCTCTCGCCAACCTCAGAAGAGCCAACAAGGTACTGCGGTGGAATATGTTTAGGGTAATTTTGTAGTCCGACGACTCCAGGGAAGTTTTATCACTGGTCCATTTTTTGCTAATGGTTCTCAGTATGGTTTGGTGAAGTCGAAAAGGTATCGGGGGCCAAAAAAAGCTACTAGAACCAGTAAAAACATTAATGCAAAGGTTCTTAACCTAGCTAAAGGTACTGAACTTCAcgagtttcacatgtgcatttACTGAACACTTCGGAATTAGATTTTAAGAAATCtgtattcaaaataaaaactgatatataagctagcaagctaatagctAAGCTAATTCCTGTTCGAATTTCTTCAGATTTTGAAAACATGATTTTCAACAGGCCAAAATTCGAGTCCACACTGGCCCTAGGTCTTTTGTACTTCATCATACAGTGCAAGTCAACCTTCAActtagcaaaccagtttctccaaTCATATAGCGGACTAGCAGTTGAAACAAAAAGGAATCAAGCCTGTACATTGAGCAAACAATTCCAAAAACACCACTTGCCCCAGATTTAGGCAGCGTTAACCTTCGCCGAACCACTTAAACTTACCTTAAGAATGAATGCACGAGTAATTTCACAAAATGTTACTTGTTTTTCACTCTGAACCACTAGATGTAATGGCCATGTGCAAGGCGTAACACGATTAAAAGCAGCTTCTGGATCGGTGACCGGTGCTAATGGAGAATGCCGAGGTACGAATCGGAAAACAGAAGGTGTGGCGACTTCGGACCTGTTCAGCGAGATGAACCTGACTGAGGTCCAGAAGCTTAAGCAACAACTTTTGACTGTGAGTTCCATCAACAAGTTAGCTTATCTTAGCTTAGGATGAAATGATGCTGCATCACTTCTGCTTCCTTCAGGTGGAGCGGGAGAAAATAGCACTGATAACCAGTTTGCAAGAATCCCAGACTAAGCTCCAACACACTCAGGGGGCTCTGTCGGAACAACACGAGAAGACCCTGCGCCTTAGCCAGAAGGTCACCGCTCTTCGCCGCGAGCAGCAGGGAGCCCAAAGTTTGGACTCTTTACTCAACCCTGAGGACCATAAAGGACGTAATCTAGCTCAGGAGGACGAAGATGAAGAGGACAAGCATGGCACAGTGGACAAAAGTCCTATCTTTCCATTGCTGCGGGACAGGATGGCTCAGAGTGGGGAAGTAGAACAGGAAAAGCCAAGAGGAAAAGCACTGCAACAGAGACTTGAGAAGAAGGTAACCTCACTGGAAAAGAGCTGGCAGGAGGGAAAAGAGAAGGTAAGATTATTGTTTATCTACCGTTTTTTCAATTGCAGTTTTGAAAGAAGCGCCAAGGATTGGTGTCCAGTCCTGGTTCTCAGTCGAAACTGGcacaaaacattgaaaaatatTTGCAAGCACAAATTATTTTTACACTGGAGTTTAACCGATGCCAATAGTACATATTTGACGAAGTCGTACTGGGTagctcacaatacgatacgcaATACAAGGCTTGCGATAACGACGAtcccacgatatggcgatacaacaattatggcTACATGGGTCATAAAATCAACCTACaagtaaaaaacagaaaaacaagctatttccatcctccttttgaagtgggagggtggccgtcagtggcagacaataccaggcaatgaggtcattttaatattgtattttattcagtgccattgatggcgctagacatccaatctaatgaatgaattggatgtctaccgctgtcaatggcaccgagTGAGCTaatgtagacactattctaagtGAAGACTTTGGTGCAACctgtttgttcatttttgttttaaacagtgacacttttttaaaacgatatatcgttgatATATATTCTGATATATTCTTATTCAGAGCatttcgataaccttttggggtaCAAACTATTGTCATATATGAccttttgatatattgtcacaccccaagTTGTCATTTTGCAGTAAGACTCCTCCTTCAAGTAAACACCTAGTGTTATAGCCGTACATTAGTAACCGCTTATCCCCACAAGGGGATGCTGCTGGACACTATTTTATGAGGTGTATGTTTTGTCATCTGTTTCTATTTGGAAGTTCAGTCCTTGTTGGGTTGCCTCgatcgttttttttctcttgtgctTTGTcttttggtatttttttttttaagagtgttTTTGCTCCCTATTGTTCTGACAACCAactgagatttttttccccccaggtgTCTGCTTTGGAAGCGGAGTTGCAGGCAACTCAGCTGGCAGCCGGTGAGAGTCAGGGGGCTTTGAATGCTGCTCAGGATGAACTGGTGATGCTTAGTGAGGAGCTCGCCCAGCTCTACCATCATGTTTGTCTGTGCAACAACGATACGCCCGACCGCGTCATGCTGGACTACTACAGGTCTTACGAAAGTTTTCTTTCCCAAAAATTCAGGAGATCCTGAACATATTATTTTCCCTTCTAGACATGGCAGGGGACTCAAGGGTCTTTGTGCCAGTCTCAAAGCCATGTCTTCCGACAATAGTAAAGTTCTCCTCACGCCACGCCTTGCCAGAAGACTGGCCAATTCAACAACCTCAACTTCCGGGGAGTCGCGGAGCCCCTCGGAGTCTCCGTCCAAAGAACCGAGAAGAGACGGTAAGGAGGCGGGCAAGGAGCTCATGAAGGGTCAGGCGGAGCAAAGCCTACCTCCCTGCAGTCCTCCGACCCGCTCCCCCAGCATCAGTGCCTCATCATCGTCCTCATCGTCCTCGTCACCCGCCCTGGAGCCAGCTGGGGAGCTACGCAGAGAGCCTATGAACATCTACAACCTTAACGCCATCATCAGAGACCAGGTATGAGCATTTTGTACTTCTCTTACACATCCTAAATTAATCTAGCGAACAACATAAATCTTCACTTAATTCTGCAGGTGAAACATCTACAGAGGGCTGTTGACAAGGCTCTTCAGCTTTCCAGGCAAAGAGCTGAAGCCAGAGAACTGGCTCCTTTGCTTGATAAGGACAAGGAAAGCTGCTTGGAGGAGATCTTGAAACTGAAATCTCTGCTCAGCACCAAGAGAGAGCAGATAGCCACTCTCCGACTGGTGCTTAAAGCTAACAAACAGGTGAGATTGTGTAAATTGTATATCCTGTTTGATTAGCACCTTTATTCTGACTGTTTTTAAAGTAGAGTTGCATCAGAGTTCTGCAGTTCTTTTTACACAACTTGCTACTCCCTAGCAAGAACTTAACGTCTGCATGTATTCTTCTAGACAGCAGAGGTAGCTCTTACCAACTTGAAAAGCAAGTATGAGGCAGAGAAATCCATGGTGACTGACACAATGACTAAGCTAAGGAACGAGCTGAAGGCCTTGAAAGAAGATGCGGCGACGTTCTCCTCTGTTCGAGCAATGTTCGCCACCAGGTCCGCGTcatctctgatttttttttagaatttagTAGCTCGGAAAGAAATGATTTTCAATTATCATTACTAGATTGTTTGCAGCGACAATAGTCCTAAATGATCGGGAATTTGCTACCAAAATATACTGACCGGAACAATACGAATTGCCTTCATCTCATTGGTCTTTTCCTCAGGTGTGATGAGTATGTCACCCAATTGGATGAGATGCAAAGGCAGCTGGCGGCAGCTGAGGATGAAAAGAAGACATTGAACTCCCTTCTGCGAATGGCTATTCAACAAAAACTGGCCCTTACCCAACGCCTTGAGGACTTAGCATTTGATCAAGAACAAACGCACCGAAACCGCGGGAGCAGATTTACACGCAGGAAGACCGGCACATCCAAAGTAAACCTCACGACCTCAGCGTCAACGTCAGACCTGGTGCAAGACTCTGGTCCAGTTTTGGTCCCTAGTAGTTCCTCCCCTTCTTGCCTTAGTAGTCCAACAAAACAGTCATCATCCTCTTGCAATCCAACATCACCAGCGATTGCCTCTCCACCTGAACCTCCGGTGGTGGAAAACCCTCCATCTCTAGATGTCTCAGCCACGTCATCAACCCCTCCAAGGTTGGCTCAGTCCCGGTGGACCCTCGGAATGCGGACGTTTGTCGTCGACTCTCATAGTTTCAGAATTACTTCCCCATTTTCCCGTAGCTCACCTCCTTCAAGACAGAGCACCCCGGATACGCCAAGTGCTGCTATGACAGCAACCAGACCTAACCAAACTGGCACAACCCCTTCCTATCGTTCCCCTTTTCTGGGATTAAAGAGCTCCTCGTGGAGTCCTTCACCCCGAACTCGTCCTTTGTCCAGGTTGACAGGGACTTCAGTCCATCACATACCACCTTCGTCCTCCCACAGTTATTCCCCGACATACTACAGTCACTCTAGCCACTACACTCCTCTCTACCCCAGGTACTACAGTTCCTATCGACCCCGACACTGACTGTAAATTTCAGTTTCTCCTTCTTGTGCCTACCCCTTGGCCAACAGATTTCAAATATTTCGTGACATTCTCAGGGAGTCGAGACCAGGAGCACAAGTCTTCTGTTTATTCAGTCCAAGAGAggacattaatagactttttcatGAGTGTTTTTAGCaagatttgtttaaaatttactGGACCTTTGACACCATATCACATAGGCTTTATATTGAGTGCACTATCCACTTTGTCTAAAATTGTCGTGAGATTCATTGTAACCAAACTTAAGGACCGCAGGACAGTAGTTTGCGGCTTCTTGATGTCTTATTGCAAGTACTAGACATGCAAGCGTAAAATATGTTAAGAATTTCACCTAAAAAGCTTCAGTTCCGTGTAAACATGATTataagttaattattttttgctGAAAATAATATATTATCGGTTCGAACATTACATGTCTTGTTTTTGTAGTGCATTCAATTAAATATATCTTGAACATGATGTGCATATTGTGGTATTCTGACCCTATTCAGATGGGAGCTCTGCAATGCGAAGTGCAATGTAATGCAAAAGCTAACAGCCCTACATTTTTTATCCAATTCGCATAAatcatacataaaaaataacagGAAGGGGCATAACAGTTGGAtaaaaaatttgccaaaaacttacggttccccaaaacacaccaaaaactttctcattcatttctaattggaTGCCACTGCCAGCCATGTACGTTGTTCCATTCATTTGTAACGGCCAAAATTtctccttcattttcaatggcagaaaaacctgttggttgtgatttttgactaaaaaaattaacattacaGCCaaatgacattcaactggcgcctatGTAAGTCGGCTCTTTAAGGACCCGCGGGAACCGTGTAATTTGTGTGACAATATTAAATACCTTAGCAATATCTTTTGGTCATTTGTTGTATTACAATTACACAGCAAACAGTACTTTAAAAACAATCCAATCCTGAAGACCGGTATTAAGAAAGTTCATGttctatgaaattacttcaaaaTTCaggtcacattttttttcttagcagAGCTTGCCTACCAATATGGCAGGTCACATTGCCTTTTTTCTACTTTTAATTGATTTGCTTGTAGTTGTGTGGAAAAATCAGTGCGTTTAAAGATAGATGCTAATCAATAGTTAGCTTTCATGCCTGCAAAAACAATTGACCAGTTAGTGTATTCACTATTAACAGTCACCAGGTGGTGCTAAAGAGTGGAAGTGTTCTGTCTGACAAGTGCATACTAAATGCAGTttaataaaagaataaaaactgAATGTAATAATTTGCTTGCATTGTTACCATGTAATAGACACGTAATAAACACACATTTCATAATTAAGCAGAGCAAAAGGAAATGTATCGACATATTTAAACAAAATTTAGTTCCCTTGTTGCCACAACCATGTAACACATTTCTAATTAGTTCTCAGCTCGTCGTTGTGAACTTCTAAACAATACTCACAAGCTTAACACATGCTAAAAATTCTCAGAATCCCTACTTTGTCCAGTCATCTTATCCACAAATTACAAAGACCGTATCCACGTCGTCTTGGCAGGTCATGCGGGCGACGCCACTAGAGCGGCGACGGCCCTTTTAGTCCAAAGAAAAATGACGTGCGATATCGAAACTACTTTGAACTGGAAGAAGTTTGTATTTAACTCGAGTTCATTCCAAAGTTGGAACCTGAAAAAAACTGAAAGACTATTAAATTATAAGGAATGAATCTCAATGAgaaaatcttttaaaaatctTTTCCAGTCAGCATCAAGCTAGTGTTGTACCGATACCGGCATTCTAACAAATAACATCTTAATGCTATTTACCGATACCAATATAAAGCTCTGAACGCAGCCCCCAACATAGTTCAAAGTAGAGTTCAGTatcatgtgcaaaaaaaaatgctactagCAACCTGTAAAAATGTTAAACGACTATACAGAAAGATCACTATTGTATGATAACATTCGTGTCTAACGCTATAAAACATTCTACTAAATGATGTTAGCGGCTAACGCCATGCAACAGTTTCGACTGAATGATGGTACCGGCTAGGTTAATACAACAATCTCTACTGAATGATGTTAGCGGCTAACGCCATACAAAAATTTCTACTGAAGGATGTTAGCGGCTAACTTCATACAACAATCTCTACTAAATTATGTCAGCGGCTAACGCCATACAACAATCTCTACTGAATGATGTTAGCGGCTAACGCCATACAACAATTTCTACTGAATGATGTTAGCGGCTAACGCCATACAACAATCTCGA
This sequence is a window from Corythoichthys intestinalis isolate RoL2023-P3 chromosome 13, ASM3026506v1, whole genome shotgun sequence. Protein-coding genes within it:
- the LOC130927782 gene encoding protein bicaudal D homolog 1-like isoform X2, which codes for MAAGGAAGGCGDTVEEYQAEVERLTRELAEANREKIRAAECGLAVLEENQSLKQQYAELEAEQEALRLELEQLQEAFGQAYSTQRKVAEDGETNEETLLEESATKEAYYMSRLLELQAEVKCCQATAANAKADNDHLTCLLQQLRESNEMLELQRSRMREEVREYKFRESRLIQDYTELEEENISLQKLVSTLKQNQVEYEGLKHEIKVLEEETDNLDSQLQDALRLKDISDSHLEEALESLKSEREQKNHLRRELVHHLSMCDVAYTGSAHLTFTSAPPSGTATPTTLLSPTSEEPTRCNGHVQGVTRLKAASGSVTGANGECRGTNRKTEGVATSDLFSEMNLTEVQKLKQQLLTVEREKIALITSLQESQTKLQHTQGALSEQHEKTLRLSQKVTALRREQQGAQSLDSLLNPEDHKGRNLAQEDEDEEDKHGTVDKSPIFPLLRDRMAQSGEVEQEKPRGKALQQRLEKKVTSLEKSWQEGKEKVSALEAELQATQLAAGESQGALNAAQDELVMLSEELAQLYHHVCLCNNDTPDRVMLDYYRHGRGLKGLCASLKAMSSDNSKVLLTPRLARRLANSTTSTSGESRSPSESPSKEPRRDGKEAGKELMKGQAEQSLPPCSPPTRSPSISASSSSSSSSSPALEPAGELRREPMNIYNLNAIIRDQVKHLQRAVDKALQLSRQRAEARELAPLLDKDKESCLEEILKLKSLLSTKREQIATLRLVLKANKQTAEVALTNLKSKYEAEKSMVTDTMTKLRNELKALKEDAATFSSVRAMFATRCDEYVTQLDEMQRQLAAAEDEKKTLNSLLRMAIQQKLALTQRLEDLAFDQEQTHRNRGSRFTRRKTGTSKVNLTTSASTSDLVQDSGPVLVPSSSSPSCLSSPTKQSSSSCNPTSPAIASPPEPPVVENPPSLDVSATSSTPPRLAQSRWTLGMRTFVVDSHSFRITSPFSRSSPPSRQSTPDTPSAAMTATRPNQTGTTPSYRSPFLGLKSSSWSPSPRTRPLSRLTGTSVHHIPPSSSHSYSPTYYSHSSHYTPLYPRYYSSYRPRH
- the LOC130927782 gene encoding protein bicaudal D homolog 1-like isoform X1, with translation MAAGGAAGGCGDTVEEYQAEVERLTRELAEANREKIRAAECGLAVLEENQSLKQQYAELEAEQEALRLELEQLQEVGSTGAFGQAYSTQRKVAEDGETNEETLLEESATKEAYYMSRLLELQAEVKCCQATAANAKADNDHLTCLLQQLRESNEMLELQRSRMREEVREYKFRESRLIQDYTELEEENISLQKLVSTLKQNQVEYEGLKHEIKVLEEETDNLDSQLQDALRLKDISDSHLEEALESLKSEREQKNHLRRELVHHLSMCDVAYTGSAHLTFTSAPPSGTATPTTLLSPTSEEPTRCNGHVQGVTRLKAASGSVTGANGECRGTNRKTEGVATSDLFSEMNLTEVQKLKQQLLTVEREKIALITSLQESQTKLQHTQGALSEQHEKTLRLSQKVTALRREQQGAQSLDSLLNPEDHKGRNLAQEDEDEEDKHGTVDKSPIFPLLRDRMAQSGEVEQEKPRGKALQQRLEKKVTSLEKSWQEGKEKVSALEAELQATQLAAGESQGALNAAQDELVMLSEELAQLYHHVCLCNNDTPDRVMLDYYRHGRGLKGLCASLKAMSSDNSKVLLTPRLARRLANSTTSTSGESRSPSESPSKEPRRDGKEAGKELMKGQAEQSLPPCSPPTRSPSISASSSSSSSSSPALEPAGELRREPMNIYNLNAIIRDQVKHLQRAVDKALQLSRQRAEARELAPLLDKDKESCLEEILKLKSLLSTKREQIATLRLVLKANKQTAEVALTNLKSKYEAEKSMVTDTMTKLRNELKALKEDAATFSSVRAMFATRCDEYVTQLDEMQRQLAAAEDEKKTLNSLLRMAIQQKLALTQRLEDLAFDQEQTHRNRGSRFTRRKTGTSKVNLTTSASTSDLVQDSGPVLVPSSSSPSCLSSPTKQSSSSCNPTSPAIASPPEPPVVENPPSLDVSATSSTPPRLAQSRWTLGMRTFVVDSHSFRITSPFSRSSPPSRQSTPDTPSAAMTATRPNQTGTTPSYRSPFLGLKSSSWSPSPRTRPLSRLTGTSVHHIPPSSSHSYSPTYYSHSSHYTPLYPRYYSSYRPRH